TCCTTGTCCAGGCCATAGATCATGCCGGCGATCAGCAGCACGCCCGGCACCCAGTTGATGTAGAAGATCGAGGGCCAGCCATACAGCTCGGAGAGGTAGCCGCCCAGGGTCGGGCCCATGGCCGGCGCCAGGGTCGCCGTCAGGCCGAAGATGGCCATGCCGACGGCGCGCTTCGACGGCGGCAGCTTGAGCATCACCAGGGTGAACGCCATCGGTATCAGGGCGCCGCCCGTGAACCCCTGCAGCATGCGGAAGACGATCATGCTTTCCAGGTTCCAGGCCGTGCCGCACAGGGTGGAGAACAGCAGGAAGAAAGCGGTGGTGCCGATCATGTAGGTACGCAGTCCGAACACGCGCGCCAGCAGCGCGGTGAGGGGAATGACGATAATTTCCGCCACCAGGTAGGCCGTGGAAATCCACGACCCCTCTTCCTGGGTGGCCGACAGCGAGCCAAGGATATCCTTGAGCGAGGAGTTGGTGATCTGGATGTCGAGCACCGCCATGAAGGCGCCCAGCATGCCGGCGGCGACCGCCAGCCAGGTGCGCCCGGAGACTTTCTCGTCAATCACGGGAAACGCTGGCGGCTTCGCCAGCGTGGTGGAAGGGCTGCTCATGGAAGCTTAGCGGGCGGCGGTCTGGGCGGCAGGAGCGGCGGCGTGGCGCGGGGCCTCGGCCTTGTCCGACGCGGGCTGGTTCACTTCCACTTCGGCAATCACCGACATACCCGGCACCAGGCGGCCATTCATGGCCTTGATGTCTTCCGGCTGGAAGACGATTTTCACGGGCACGCGCTGGACGATCTTGGTGAAGTTGCCGGTGGCGTTATCGGCCGGCAGCAGGGCGAATTGCGCGCCCGAGGCAGGGGCGAAGCTGTCCACGGTGCCCACGAGTTTCTTGCCCGGCATGGCGTCGATGGTCACGTGCACGCTCTGGCCGCGGTGCAGGTCGGCCAGCTGGGTTTCCTTGAAGTTGGCGGTGACCCAGACGTTGTCCTGCACGATGGCCGTCAATTGCTGGCCAGGCTGCACGCGCATGCCCGTTTCCACGTTGCGCTTGCCGATGCGGCCGGCGACGGGCGCCAGGATGCGGTTGTATTGCAGCTGCTGTTCCGCGTCCTTCAATTGCACGCGCAGCACGGCCACTTGTGCCTTGGCCACGTCGCGCGCAGCTTGCGCCGCGCCGATCTGCGACTTGGCGGCCGAGGCGCTGTCGCGGCGGGCGGCCAGGTCGGCCACGGCACTCGAGCGGGCCGCGTTGGCCGCGTCGAGTTCCGCCTTCGAGACGGCTTTCATCTGGCTCGTGTACAGCTGGCCATAACGGTCCGCATCCTGTTTCGCGCGCAGTAATTGCGCATCGGCTTGCGCCACTTGCGCCTGGGCGGCACTCGCTTGCGCCTGCACCTGGGCGATCTGCGCGTCCGCTTGCAGCACTTGCTGCTCGGCGCTGGCGATCTGCGCGGCGATCTGCTCGGTTTTCACGCGCTGGTCGAACGGGTCGAGTTCGGCGATCACGTCGCCCTCTTTCACGATTTGATTGTCGTCGATGAAGACCTTGGTAACGACGCCGGAAATGCGCGCCGAGACAGGATGCACATGGCCGGCCACATAGGCATTTTCCGTTTCCACGAAATAGTGGCTGCGGTACCACATGCGCGCGCCGGCGCCCAGCGCGACGAGGACGATCAGGCCGGCGATGATTTTCACACGGTTATTCGGTGGTGCGGAGCTGGCGGAAGCGGCGGGCGTGGAAGGTGCGGCAGGGGCCGCGGGTGGGACGGCGCTCAGCACCTTGTGCTCTGCTTGGCCTGGCTGGTTGGACATACTCGCTCCGGAAATGAAATGATATAGGTTCATTATTGGGCAAAGAAAAGCCAAAGTCAAGAAATGAAACGATTGCATTTCATTTTAATTTGCACTACAGTGTGAGCCATCACTTACCTTCCACCTTATAAAGAGACCCAGACCATGTCCGATCCCGGCCTCAGCGATACCTTGCCCACCGATACAGAATCCGACGCCGCCGCTCAGGAGCTTTCCTGCTGCGGCAAGCCAGCCGGCCGCCCGCGCGCGGCCGACATGGAAGCGCGCATGGAAAACCTGCTGCACACGGCCGGCTGCCTGTTTCTGGAAAAGGGGTATGGGAAGGTCAGCCTGGAAATGATCGCCCGCGAAGCCCATGTGGCCGTGCGCACGATTTATGTGAAATTTGGCGGCAAGTCGGGCTTGTTCAATGCCGTCGTGGAATTACGCCGCGCCGCCTACTTCTCGACCATGCCGGCGCTGGAAACGGATATGCGGCCCCTGCCCGCCATTTTGAGCGAGTTCGGCCTGCTGTTCGTGCAACTGGTGACGATGCCGGCGGCGATCCGCCTCAATCGCATGGTGGTGGCCGAAGCGGCCACGCACCCGGAACTGGCGGAAACGTTTTACAAGGTGGGACCGGGACAGACGCGCGAGATGCTGACCAAGTTTTTCAGCCGCCCCGACATCGCGCCCCTGTTTCGCGCGGAGCTGACCCCATCCATGCTGGCGCTGCACCTGCTCAATTGCCTGCTGGGCGACCAGATGTCGCGCCTGCTATTCCCGCCACAGGCGCAGCCGGATGTCGCACAGCTGCGCACAAAGGTTGCACTCAGCCTGGACCTGTTCCTGCGCGGCACCCTGCGCCAGCCGCTGGCGGACTGACGCGGCACGGCTGGCCCCGGAAGTCAGCCAGGGCGGCTGCAGTCTTCCGGCAGCGCCGCTTCGACCTGTTCATCGTTCAAGCCCAGCGCACGCAGGAAAGGCTGGGCCGCCGACGCGCCATCAACGCTGAGTGAAGACTCACTTCCATCGTAGCGGTCCGGGCCGTAGCGCATCAGGTCGAACGAGGTTTCAAAGCGTTGCGCCAGGAAATACGTGCGGAAGTAATCGAAGGAAAACGCCACCTGGCCATCGGCACACAGCAGCAAGCCATGCGCATACAGCGGCGCCAGCCAGTCCCCGGCCGCCATGCTCCAGCCCTTCACGCCGCAATAGTCGCTGACAAAACGCTCGAGCTCCGCCTCGCTGAGGAACACGCTCTTGGCTTCGAACATCACGAACGCCAGCTCGATGAGGAATTCGCGCGCATCGGCAGCGACGCCGGCGTCCTCGCGCCGTTGCGCGCCCGCCTTGCCCAGCAAGCCATCGAGATAGGCGCGATCGCCCGCCAGCTGCGGCAGCAAGGTGGCAAACACATACTCGGCATCCACCTGCCCCGTTTCCTGGCCGTTCGGCGTGTACAGCACCGACAGGGCGAAGCTCTTGCTCACGTCATCGAACTCGCGCAGCGACACCGTCCACTGCGCGCCTGGCCCGCCGCCATCCGCTTCGCCCGTGGCGAACTCGAGCACGGAAAATGCCGCCATCTGGCCATTCGCACCGTACAGGCTGCCCGGATTGCTCTTGAACAGAATGCCCAGCGACTTCATCAGCGAGCTGGCATCGCCCGTATGCTGGTGGCCATGGAACACGGCGTGGATATTCTTGTAATGCGCGCGCTGCTCGGCACTGGCGTGCTCGTCGGCAGAGAAAAAGCTGAAGCCGGCATTGCCCAGCGCCGCCGCGGCGACACCCTGCGCGCGGCTGCCCGGCACCAGGTAGAAGCGCGCACCGGGCAAGCTGGCCGCCTGCAGCAAGGGGCGCAGGAAGTATTCGTAGACGTACACGGGTGTCGTG
This window of the Janthinobacterium agaricidamnosum genome carries:
- a CDS encoding HlyD family secretion protein is translated as MSNQPGQAEHKVLSAVPPAAPAAPSTPAASASSAPPNNRVKIIAGLIVLVALGAGARMWYRSHYFVETENAYVAGHVHPVSARISGVVTKVFIDDNQIVKEGDVIAELDPFDQRVKTEQIAAQIASAEQQVLQADAQIAQVQAQASAAQAQVAQADAQLLRAKQDADRYGQLYTSQMKAVSKAELDAANAARSSAVADLAARRDSASAAKSQIGAAQAARDVAKAQVAVLRVQLKDAEQQLQYNRILAPVAGRIGKRNVETGMRVQPGQQLTAIVQDNVWVTANFKETQLADLHRGQSVHVTIDAMPGKKLVGTVDSFAPASGAQFALLPADNATGNFTKIVQRVPVKIVFQPEDIKAMNGRLVPGMSVIAEVEVNQPASDKAEAPRHAAAPAAQTAAR
- a CDS encoding TetR/AcrR family transcriptional regulator; its protein translation is MSDPGLSDTLPTDTESDAAAQELSCCGKPAGRPRAADMEARMENLLHTAGCLFLEKGYGKVSLEMIAREAHVAVRTIYVKFGGKSGLFNAVVELRRAAYFSTMPALETDMRPLPAILSEFGLLFVQLVTMPAAIRLNRMVVAEAATHPELAETFYKVGPGQTREMLTKFFSRPDIAPLFRAELTPSMLALHLLNCLLGDQMSRLLFPPQAQPDVAQLRTKVALSLDLFLRGTLRQPLAD